The window GAACCCTGCTTCTCCTTGCCTCCCATCCCTGAAATTCTAACAAGCCAGAGAGGGCAAGGAACTGCCTTGGGACCACACCAGCAAGTGGATACCAACAATCTCCCAGCTCAGAGACGCTGCCCCCGCCACCCCAACCACCTTCCTTTCCTGCAGGGCTCTCTGCGGACTGTAGGCTAATTCTGCCTTCTGTTTTCATGCCTGGGTCTGGGGTCTCTGAGGAGGGGGACGGGGACAGAGACTGTGGCACAGGAGAAGTGGGACCCAGGGCCTGGGGCCTTGTGGGTGGGAGGTGAGATTTAAGGGTGGGCAAGCCCCTCGGTCTCCACCTAGCATCTGTATGTCTGGACACTGGGATGCAGGGCGCTCATCGGAGCTGTGGATGCTAAGAGCTggttgtgggacttccctggaggtccagcagttaggaatcTGAgcgtccactgcagggggcatgggttcaatccctggttgggaactaagatctcaggaggtgaaaaaaaaagagttggatgcTTGTGACGGGGGTGGGGGTTGCTGTACTGTTAGGGTGTCACGAGGGTGTGGCTGTCAGATTGACACATGCGTCTTGGTGTAGCACTCACGGTCTCCACCACATGGTGTTTCATTTGGGCCTTTGGGGTTCTGTGTGTCTCTCATCACAGTTGTGTTGTTAGCGGGTACCGGTGCTGAGGGGCCTAAGATGTGCAATCGTGTGTGTCTGGCGTGTCTCCCTCGGTGGCATGATTGTAGTGTCGTGCTCCGGCGGGAGTGTGGCTCTCTGGTACAGCCGGTGATTCCCTTGAGGGGGAGTGGATGTCTGTGTGACAGGTTGTGTGCTGTGGGCGTCTGCACACACACGTGCTCTCAGACCGACATGGCACAGAGGCAAGGGCGGGGACACAGGGAAGTGATAGGTATAAATACATGGACGGGTACGGAGGCACACGTGTACGCAGGCCCAGCCTGGATGTCCCAGGGTGAGGTCAGCCCGGGCGGTGGAGGGGTGTGGGGTGGTGAACTTTGGGGAGAGATGGACAAGGGGCAGGGAGAAGAGTGAGCAGGAATCAGGGACTGTTCAGAGTGCACAAGAGACCAGACCTCGTGGGGCAGGACCAGGCTGGGGGGCACAGGGAGAACGCAGTGGAGGGCGTGCCCTTTCCTGCAAGCCCCTCCCAGACCCTCCCCCCCAGCGTCAAGGACAGGGGAATCTGGTCCCTGCCACCCTCCGGCCCAGCTGTGCCAAGGCAGGAGATTGGGCTGCAAGTGCCAACCCAGGGCCCCTGGACGCTGAGGTCTCTCTCTCTGGACAATCTGGGGACTGGACACCAAGTGGGATGTGGAGAGTGGGCGTCGGCTCCCCAAAGATGCCTGAGGCTGCTCATCAGAGACCAGGGGTCAGGGAAGAGGGGGATGCCTCCTGGTCCCCCAAATCCCCGACTCGGCGCCCTGACCTGGGGCCGCTCTTCTGCCTCCCGTCCCCAGGCTTTGCCTTCCCGGATTGGGCCTACAAGCCGGAGTCGTCCCCCGGCTCCAGGCAGATCCAGCTGTGGCACTTTATTCTGGAGCTGCTGCAGAAAGAGGAGTACCAGGGCGTCATCGCCTGGCAGGGGGACTACGGAGAGTTTGTCATCAAGGACCCCGACGAGGTGGCTCGGCTCTGGGGCATCCGCAAGTGCAAGCCCCACATGAATTATGACAAGCTGAGCCGGGCGCTGCggtgaggaggggctggggaccTCGCCCCTCTCTCCTCACTGTCCCTCTGGGGCCCTGTCCCCTGGGGGCTTTCCCTCAACTTCCTGGGGGGGCAGAATCCTTCGGGATCCCAGCGCACAGGGCTCTTCGCCTGTAGCTACCCTAAGTACCCACTTGTGAGTGAAGGACCAGAGCCCTGGGCTTTGGAGCCACAcagaccccagcccctgcctggccctgtgactttggcctcagtttccctaagCTGTTGTGCCCTATGCTGGGTCCCAAGCAAGTGTTGGGGGCTCTGCCTTCACCTCCTGGGGTCCCACCCCCCACATCAGTGTTCTCCCTCTGCTCACAGCTACTACTACAACAAGCGGATTCTCCACAAGACCAAAGGGAAGAGGTTCACCTACAAGTTCAATTTCAGCAAGGTTGTGCTCGTCAATTACCCATTGTTGGACATGGCGGCCGCCACCACGGGCTCCCCACTCCTGCTGACCCCTGGTCCTTTTGGGGGAGCCCCTGGCCCAGatgctcctcccctcacccccgaAGTGAGTTTGGATCTTGGGGTCCCCAAGCCCTGAACCCCCTGGGGCAGGAACAGCCTGTCTGAGCGGTACCTAttccctcacctccctctctaGACCCTGCAGACCCTGTTCTCTGCTCCACGCCTGGGAGAGCCGGGGGCCCGGGCACCCCTTTTCACCCCCGAGACAGACAAGCTGCGTCTAGACAGCCCTTTCCCATTCCTGGGCTCTGGTAAGGGCCTGGGGTCCAGGGGTGCccccagggtgggggcggggggtgggcagGCATGCTGCACGTGTGTGAGGGAAGAAGGTGGGCAAAGATAGATGGAGGAGGAGCCAGGATGCAGGAAGGAGGCCCTGGGcgaggctgtgtgtgtgcgtgtgcatgtgtgcatgcgcgCGTGTGTCTCTGGAAGTCAGACGATGTGAGGAAGGTGAAGCAGAGAGGAGGGAAGCTATAGAAGGGGTCAAGCTGACAGCAGAGCTTTTGGGGGGCACTAAATGaatgggaggcaggcaggggggtGGAAATGAGGGGACCCACGTGAGGGTGGGGAGATGCCGTGTGGGAGGACGATGGGAAAAATCAGGTGTAACACGGCAGGGAGGAATGAGCCGGCCCAACTGACCCCCTCTGTGCCTGTCACCTTCTCCCCAGGTGCCACAGGCTACTCCAAGCCCCCTGGCCTGCTGGGGCACTTCGGCCGCGCCTTCCCTGAGCACCCCTGGAACTTCAGCCCGTACCTCACTGGCCCCTTCCCCAAGCTGCCCCCGCCTCTCTACCCACCACACTTCTACCCCAACCCCCTGGCCAGTTCCCTGGGCCACCTGCCTTCggcaggggcagggggcggcCCCACCGCCACGCCCCTGCTGGCCGCCACCGGGGAGGGCCTGGGCCCGGAGCGTCCCGCGGGCCTGGCCGTGGCCCAGCGCCTGGCGCTGCCGGGGGCCGGGGGTCCAGAGGCCGcgctgggagggaaggaggacagcGATTCGGAGCTGGAGATCACCGACGTCAGTGGCTGCAGCTCTGACAGTGACGGCGACGAGGGCCTCCCCGTGCCCCCCAAGGCCAAGGCGGGCAAAGGGGCGGTCGGCAGCTGAACTGCTGCGGGGAGATGGATTCTGCCGGGGTGGAGAC of the Cervus canadensis isolate Bull #8, Minnesota chromosome 18, ASM1932006v1, whole genome shotgun sequence genome contains:
- the ERFL gene encoding ETS domain-containing transcription factor ERF-like, whose product is MSPWTCVCPVCRAGSTMDCSCVSDLLFAPPALPALWTPGFAFPDWAYKPESSPGSRQIQLWHFILELLQKEEYQGVIAWQGDYGEFVIKDPDEVARLWGIRKCKPHMNYDKLSRALRYYYNKRILHKTKGKRFTYKFNFSKVVLVNYPLLDMAAATTGSPLLLTPGPFGGAPGPDAPPLTPETLQTLFSAPRLGEPGARAPLFTPETDKLRLDSPFPFLGSGATGYSKPPGLLGHFGRAFPEHPWNFSPYLTGPFPKLPPPLYPPHFYPNPLASSLGHLPSAGAGGGPTATPLLAATGEGLGPERPAGLAVAQRLALPGAGGPEAALGGKEDSDSELEITDVSGCSSDSDGDEGLPVPPKAKAGKGAVGS